Sequence from the Phragmites australis chromosome 11, lpPhrAust1.1, whole genome shotgun sequence genome:
TGAACATATCCCAATAAGATATTACAGTGAATGGTTACTATGAATCTCCTAGCGTTACGTTCTCCATTTCTGAATGCATAAGCGCTGCGCGCTTATTCCTTTTCGAGGATCGAAAGaggttctccattttctttCCTTCCACTAAGATAACAGACTGAATTGTTTCTCGTGAAATTTTGgttaatttcttgtgaaatcatCACAATCTAAACGAAACAAACACATAGAAACTACTCAACTTTGACCCCTGTACAGAAACTAAAAACGTATAGATGTTCATCTCCCACGGCACCTCCACGTAGCTTTCCCTAATCcaagttttgagtgaaaaatttCACTACCTCTTCCATACGTATGGACTATTAATACTATTAATTTGCGTTACGATTAATGTTGAAGAGATgataaaaatatcataaaatatataaaaaaattaataaatagataaatatcaAGTATGAAAGATTAACACACTAAATAACCCGTATCACACATCGCCTTTCCCGTTGTTTCTCCATCGATCCTATGGATAATAACGAGTGACCTGGATGGACCATATCTGGCCGTACATGTGATGGAGTCTGACAGCCAGAGTTTGGTCATGTGCATGTCATTAGTCAAGAAACCAATCCATTCACCTCTAAAGATTCGGTCTCGATTATCATTCTCACCCTTTTGTGCtccaattttttattctttaaaCCCGTGAAGGGAACGAGTTTTGATCAAGTCAAAGTAAGCGGAAAGAAAACCATGCAATGGACTTTCCATGCTGTCAATTCCTCTAGTTTTCTCCAGAAAAGGCAGAGGAATATTTTGCCTTTTGGGGTGCCCGGCTCATTCGACTGCATGCGAAATAAACTGCTCGAATTGAGGAGCTGTACCGCCCTCTGCTTTTACTGAATTATGTTAAGCTAGTAACATAAATGATTAACCTGACAACTTTCCAGAAACCTTCGCTGCTAGTAACATTAACCCTTAAAATATCATTTTTTAACCCTTAGAATGTCTCACATCTGTCAGCCATCAGAGGCGCTGTCATCAgcaaattaaaaagagagataCCAAAAATTCGGAAGAATAAGTTTAGTTGTAAGAATATGACACTAATAAAGTTATGTACAACCATTTTTTGATGGAGTGGTGGGGACGTGAAGGTACGATTTCACTCATTAGGTTTAAATCCTGATATTCAGGATTTATGTAAATACAAGtgttttcaataatattatctaTAGATATGTTACAGGATGTACTCGTGTATATATAAATGTGATATATGTTTGTGCGTTGTCATCTTGTAATCGGAAAAAAAAGTTGTGTACGTAAGTAAAAAGAGGCCAGCCGGCGTCAGCGAAGGAAAGAATATGGAAGCAGGCACGTACGTCGCCAGCAGCAGTCCACCGGGACAGCGACGCCCCAACCGCCGTCTCACCGTGCCTATAAATTCCCTCGTCCGGCCATCCACATGGCCGCACCGCCCAGACACGGTCGCCCACGAGCACACGCGAGCTGGCGCTTTAACTCTCACGCGCACACTTGGCTAGGCATCCCGCATACGTCGCCGGCGTCGTCTTCGTTGTCTCGGCACACGTGATTACCTAGAGAGGTAGGTAGGTGACGACTGACGAGAGAGGATGGCGACCGGCAAAGCGGCGTTATGGGTGCTGGTGCTGCTGTGCGCGCTCCGGCAGGGGGCGTCGCAGCGGTACAACGGCATCTACAGCTTCGGCGACTCCATCTCCGACACGGGCAACCTCTGCGTCGGCGGCTGCCCGTCCTGGCTCACTACGGGCCAGTCTCCCTACGGCGAAACCTTCTTCGGCCGCCCCACCGGACGATGCTCCGATGGCCGCGTCATCGTCGACGTGCTCGGTACGTACATCGTCATCAAAATTTAAAGCTTGCTAGTGTGTGAGATTGCGACCGATGGACCGGAGCTGAACGCTTCTGCCTGTGCACGACTGCACGTACGTAAATGCAGCCGAGCACTTCGGCTTGCCGCTGCTGCCGGCGTCCAAGGCCGGCGGTGACTTCAAGAAGGGCGCCAACATGGCGATCATCGGCGCCACCACCATGAACTTCGACTTCTTCAAGTCCATCGGCCTCAGCGACAAGATTTGGAACAACGGGCCCCTCGACACCCAAATCCAGTGGTTCCGGCAGCTCCTGCCCTCCGTCTGCGGCAACGGTGCGGTACCGTTGCATATTAATCAACCAACAAATCAAACGGTTCGCCTAATCAATCGGAGTACGCTCCGATAAATTGTGTGACGTATCAAGTAGTTAATTACTTGCATCTCTGTCGCGAGAATGTAGACTGCAAGAACTACCTCTCCAAGTCCCTGTTCGTCGTCGGCGAGTTCGGCGGCAACGACTACAACGCCGCGCTCTTCTCCGGCCGGACCATGGCGGAGGTGAAAGGCTACGTGCCGAGGGTCGTCAGCAAGCTCATCCGCGGCCTAGAGGTACGGTGGCTCTGCTTCGGCCACTATCCTACCATAGCTACAATACTCATTTCTTTATCTTTATTCTTAAGAAAAATACGTACATTTAATTATCATGCAAGCATGAACTGTACAAGCAGCCAGACACTGCACATTCTTTCTGTTTAAGAGGGAAACACTGCACACAACCTAACACGCTGTATTCATGTGCATAATCTGCAGATAAAAATGTACATTTTGTATTTTCTGAATCATTACATCGacccaaaactaaaaaaaataaactaaagattcaTCTTTATTcaattaagttaagaaaaacatatataaacttATTACTAATCTAGAACTCCCTAATAAATACCACTTGCATGATTGCATCCCTACTGCAGACGATAATCAGGACGGGAGCAGTGGACATTGTCGTGCCGGGGGTGCTGCCGATTGGGTGCTTCCCCATCTACCTCACCCTCTACGGGACCTCCAATGGCGCCGACTACGACGGCGACGGCTGCCTGAGGAGCTACAACGGGCTGTCCTCCTACCACAACTCCCTGCTGAAGCGGAGCCTCTCCAGGCTGCAGAGGACGTACCCACAGACCCGGATCATGTACGCCGATTTCTACTCCCAGGTCACCCAGATGATCCGGGCCCCTCAGAACTTCGGTGAGCCGACACTTCTTTCTTGTCTTCTTCTCTCTCGTGCTTCAGTCGATCTGTTTAGCTATTTTCCGGCTGTGCGCTGTCGTTTCGTAAGAAGCTGGCTATTTTCCGGCAGAGGCCGGGATACGactattccattatctaaaaaatagcttttctATTATTAGGACCTCGCCTATGCCAAGGTGGCAAGACCATCTCATACTAAAAACcttgagtaaattttaaaaatctatagcTGTTTTAATATATGttaaaaaactacaatttttaaTGTTCATttcaaaaatctacaactattttaatatatattgtaaaaatctacaactttctcactgtgggcccacctgtcatcctctaGCAGCAGGTGGGCTCACGGTgagaaaattatagttttttataacatatgttaaaatagctgtaagtttttaaaatatacaaCAGAAATTATGATTTTCTGTAACATATAGcaaaatagttatatatttttttaatttactcTAAAATCTTCCCACAAGAATAAATATTCTAGTTTATCTGACATCCCTGTCCAGAGCAggaaggcaaaaaaaaaagatcttcTTTTTCAGACTTTTAGCTCTGTGTCCTAGAATCAAGTTGGCGTGACAGAGTTTAAGTCTCACGGAATGTTTAGCGTATAGGCAGCGAGGGCATGGGGCCCATAGGTCAGAGTTCACGCCAGGGATAGATCCAAAGCATGTTGACGGATGTAAAGATAGCTACGTGCACGCATGGTTAGCATATTTAAATTTATGGTCTATAGATTCTTAGCCCTCCAATGACTCATCCTAATAGTGTTGTCAATTATGCCCTGGGGACCATGACCTTTGTTCAAATAATTTGGGAATCAATACCTCATAATCTAGTTGGCATATTATCTATCGTACAACCAGTTATGATGAAATAAGGATGTGATGTATGATAGGGTGAAAGCCTGTTATAATTTGGGGTGGCATATTCTCATACACCATATACTACTGGTGGCTAAGCTCATCTACCAGCTCTTCCTTTGCATGTAACGATCTGTATTCGACAAAGATAGTCCAAAAGCAAAAGTTCATAACAGAAATAAACAAATACAAGCCACATGTTCACAACAATTAACAAGCATGGCCTTCTTTCCATGCCTACAattcgttttttttttacccCAATGACGTTTCTCAAAGGTGATTAGTGTTCAGTTCACGTGATGGGGAGCACGCGGGCGCGCGTTACGAGGCAGGTTTATCAAGTGTAATCACCCGGATTAGCTAGTGGGAATGGAATGACCTCTTGGTGCACGTTTGCAGGGCTCAAGTACGGCCTGAAGGTCTGCTGCGGCGCCGGCGGGCAGGGCTCGTACAACTACAACAACAAGGCGAGGTGCGGCATGTCCGGCTCCAGCGCCTGCGCCGACCCGGCCAACTACCTCATCTGGGACGGCATCCACCTCACGGAGGCGGCCTACCGCTCGATCGCCAACGGGTGGCTCAACGGGCCCTACTGCAACCCTCCCATTCTGCACTGATCAGAGCATTCTCGTAGCTATGTGGATGGAACAGCGAGTGATGGGTTGTTATTTGGTTGTCGATTATTCTTGGGAAGTTATTAGGTTATGCTTAATTTGGGTGTGCTGGCGACAATGAATAAAGTGAAATGGATTATTTGCAATTAACTTTAGAGTGAATGAAATAACAGATTTTAACGCTCTTTTTTCCTTAGAAAATGGACATCGCGAGCTCTGGCGTCcacgaaagaaaagaaatatataGCACTAAACCCAATCCTACGACTCAATGCCAAACAGGGGTTGATCTCCCTTGATTCAAGGGCATTCAACTAAATGcccaatttttttgcaaataattaagcatatatatatgtatatttgacatatatatatatatatatgtaattaatTTGTGACCAGGATCACTTATTAAAACTTGTTTAGTTTTATCCTATGGACTtcttaaataagtatttaatgCCTCTTAGTTACCAACTCAGActttttattaaatatatatgtacAGAAAAAAggtttagaaaaataaaaaatcttagaAGCTTCCGGTCATGCTTGTTAAAAGAGATAAGAGTCTAATGTATCTGAAAAGAtcaaatggcccaagagggagTGAATTGGGCTATTAAAAAATTACTCCTACAGAATTGTAGAACAAGTAACAACCTTAGTCTAGATAAATtgaaatacgactacacgatTAAACTAGATGGAAGCATAAAAACAAGCAatctagaacacaaagtaaatacgAAAAGTAAAGCTTGTAAGTAAGTAAAAGctcaaatataaatataaaaaaataagaagatggacaagagaacatcAATTTTTTCCCAATGTATCGAGGAGTTTGCACTCCTCTCTAGAACTCATTAgagcatccacaaaggatatcgtTCCCTCTTGAGTTACGaagtctcaagtgctcactcatgATTGCCGCTTCTCCATCTTTGGATTGGCAGACATATAACTAAGCACATAGCTCTTCCTAGGCCTCCCACaaaaactccaagagctcaccgagacactTGCAACCAtcaaagaccggctaggtgttgctaacCACCAAAAATAACAAGCTAATAGCtttacttgaccaagatcaaacctagactacagctagatgcacactttctactctccaagcactaaagatgtccttaaccttcaattaagaactttgaaATTTACTCAAGTATACTCTCTTGCTTTTTGATGACACACGCAGTGTATAAGCTCTTCTAGAGTTGCAAGACAACCAACTGAAATcaaatgagggggtatttataggctagagatctaaATTTAGTTGTTGCCTAACAACAcattttttctgttaacaccggatgatccggtgagtatctTCTTacaatcaccggataatccagtgagaacagACTTCAGAGCTCCACTGTGCCAGCTATTATTAGCCGTTATTGCTAAAAAATGATCCGGTGGATTCATCCAGTGCGACTTagttcatcaccagaccattcaATTGGAAGAACCAAGCCAGACTACTCGTTGCAATCTTCTCTACAAAAATTAGTCTCGTGATTCCTCTTtgccttcaccggaccatctgatcaGAAGAACCAAACCAGAATACATGTTGCAATCTTCTCTgtaaaaattagtctggtgattcCTCTTTGCCTTGACCAAACCATCCGATCAGAAGAACCAAGCCAGAATACCTATTGcaatcttctctgcaaaaattagtctggtgattcctctttgccttcaaaccatccggtgagtgtagctTCTTCTAAAACCAAAAAATCTTTTTTGCAAGAAATGTTCCAGTGCTCTCATCTTtccatcaccagataatccggtgagttcaacttcaattTCACCTGAAAAAATTGCTTCTACTGAAAAAGCTCCAATGCCCTCACGGGGGTAACACCGACCATCCAGTGCAGCACTTCAAAAAATTCAGGACACATGCCACCAAGAAAAGGTTCCGGTGATACCTGCAAGTTAaccaccggaccatccggttttctcatttgttttctgtttgaaccaagagaaatgctccggtgagaacTAAGAGTCATATCAttagactatccgatgaggctaaCTTCaatgagctcgtccaattcaatcttttcttgagctctaacttcacgACATCTTAACTATggacttctatgagctacctaatGCTAGAGATTCACAAGTgtgtatcaaaccaagtctagactcatctaggtcaagctactactcttagtccctctttatagtacagtcaaaaagactaagaaagaggacatatactactctaagtgtccttcctctcccttatgacacttagaactagatagggatgtcaacggggcCCCGATCCCCGTTCCCTGacggggaattcccctattaggggatggggatggggccAATTTTCCCCCCGCGGGGGGTTTAATGGGGGAAAATTCTCCCCCGTTGGGTATGGCGGGGGCGGGGACGATTCCCTGTCCCCCGTCCCCGTTTCCTCACGGAGATAATTCCCTGAAATATTTAAACTCTCCATGGCCCATATATGCAAGAAACGGTCCAACTAAAGCCCAACCCACCAAAGCCCGTCAGCCAGCAGGCCCTTCATCGTGCTAGCGTAGCGGGGACGGGGAACCCGTCGGGTATATTTCCCCGcgcggggacggggatgggagaATTTTCTCCCCCGCaagcggggacggggacgggggtGGGGAAAATTTCCCCCAATCGGGGCGGGGATGGTTACCCattccccgcggggaatttccccgttgacatccctagaactagaagatccttaatctcgATACACATCTCCATTGATCATCCATATAATagccttagggaccaagaatactcaatcatcattgtgaactaaaattttttatgcccttcaaaacaaatttgttagtcataatgatacaattgttattaattatcgaaacacttaccacttacttaggggtctagatgctacaatctccccttttttggtgattgatgacaacacaatatAGAGACATGAATTGAAGTGCACCCTATCATACAAGGCAATTAACAGTGTATATCAATTAAGCAAGAGTAAACCTAGCATTAtaacaacctatcatgctagaagAATAAAAACTAAACACGCATGAAATTTAAACACAATGTGATAACAAGCGAAACACAACAATAGAGAGAATCAAATAgtctgtcattacatcaaaatccataggATCCAATAAGCCAAACCTAACTACCCAAATTCCTAAACTCCCCCTGAAATAAAAGCTCTCTAGACACTCATGCTAAGATTCTCTCCCAACTCCCGCTaacactagactctccccctttggcatctaagcaccaaaaagagaacacatctaAGCATCTGGAGCCGGAGGAGATGCAGGAGCCGACATTGTCAAAGAAGGTCGCACCACGAACTGAGAAGCATCGGATTTGAAGTCGAAAGAGACAAGCTCGACGACGATAGGAGAGAGCGATCCTAATGACGGATGAACACATGTAGAAAGAGCAGGAACTTCTGTCTACTGCGTCGGGACGAGGGTCGGAGCTAGAAGTATCGACACCCTAAGCTGTTGTAGACTGAAGAGTAGCCTCAAGCTCATCAAAAGCTGACTGTATGATAGAAGATGACTCGACTAAGGGGTGTTGAACAGGGACGGTCGGCTGCGGAGAGTCCTCAAAATTAAGAGGTCCAGTGGTAAGAGGTGACATCAATGAAGGAAGCACTAGCCTCTGAGAAGTCCTGGTAGGTTTTGAGAAGActcctgtcggaggattaactcctatcgcagggatcccgagagacccctttttagagattcggccggggggatgatcctgaataagttcgtcggagaaataaatggaagtggatgtagatgcgacggccggtggtgggggatgattgacctagtgcaaagaggaataaatgcaccggagtttagacaggttcgggccgcacgggggcgtaataccctactcctgtatggatgaattaactgtcctgagggaggtcccccgaggatgtatctggttacaagaatattgtgtctaactaaaaGCTTGAGGCTCTTCGTTTCTCGGCAAAAGCTCTGCTCAGGCTAGCTCACAAtgtcttcgtctgttggcttggtgCGTTGTGGGGTTCGTCCTCTctgtttctcttcttctccgccctCCCCCTTGTCCCTCCGGTGTGTTGACTCTTTTATGCATTCGCCGGctacgacatgccccgaacgggaaggaaggggtacaagttccaagacgccatgaccgaaaaaggcgtcatcattttttctgggcgaagtgactggggcggtggaaaaaagcGCGGCGCGCGTctggtcactcgtcactgtggacgccctgtcaacaggcgccgttgagagggcccaccgggcagccacagaggcacccggcgtgcccgtcctgtcttgttcctctgccacggcagggcggtaggcggaatgccttgatcctgacAATGCTATCTCAAGACACAACGGgagatacgggacgggacccgtgcaattaatagccccacgcccctctgccaaagcatggcaggagctGACGCTGCGGTGGGAGCAgctggatatgtcaggccacgcgtgcccatttaatgcggccttggacctctgactggcaGACActtcatcggtgggcccctcgggggcctccctGGGTcgtcggagaaccgagtgctcgggggtaccgttgacctccccgagcactctctcccgagcactctcgcacgaaccttcgggtaaccgagtgctcgggggctgccacgtgcaaccccgagcactctctcccgagcacttttgcactgacccttcggggaaccgagtgctcgggggctaccacgtgcagccccgagcactctctcccggaacttagctcttctgatcgtcgggggactagggtgctcgggggcgactgggcacctccccgagcactttcttcccggtacttggactctgcgggtcatcggggaactggggtgctcggagaccagaggctgtggcccccagcaccttctcccggaactcagattttcctcatccagcaggagggacctcgcgggatggtgacgcgtgacGGACGGCTGGcccggcctcgggactcagggacccccggttcctgatacaccgacagtagcccccgggcccattggcaggcgatggcacggagactgcggatgggcccttcgtcgcggacgaggccgaggctggcgtggacgccacatggtaggctttcaagaggtggccctttagacccgggcctctggtGCGGCTCAGCGGGGAGATGAGTAGACACGCGTCCATACAACTCCTgaagggcatgacaatggtACGGGCGGCACacgcggctgccgcgcagatcgaggaaaatacgcctggcagccgctgacgccgcacgatcggcgggagattcgcctggtagTTGGGTCGATCGAGGAAGCCGTCCCGTcgagcgaaccgttggccgGCAATGTTTGAATTATGAAAtataaaaagggggaggggatcaatccgcccccctctttatgccttcttgcgatcttgctcttgtctccttcgtGCTCTGGAGCCCTTAGAAACCTTTCAGGCGATCGGacgcttctcctcctttctctccaccaccagacaacctccGCTCCCGCCGAGATGCTGAGagccggaggaggccgtcgtgacaggactccggacagcgtgctgccggagtctcgtctgaagaatgaagaggcggcggccaaaatcaggaagctgctagtccccgaggggcaggagggagccgtggtggtgacgccggcgaactttcCGCCGGCGACAACCGTTCCCGGGCGAATCATTTTGTTCActtcttttgtggcggcggggttggtgccgccgttttcaactttcttcctccaagtcctcgacacctacggcatccaactggtgcacttgagccccaactctgtcgtggtgctggcggtgttcgcgcacctctgcgagatgttcgtgggggtggtgccttcggtgacgcttctccgacatttcttcgtcctgggGGAGacggggtgctgcaatcttcggctgcaatcttcggcggacgtcgcggggtgctgcaatcttcggctgcgagacggcttgggggagcagtacatcccccaggtgctacgCAGTAAGtgggaggagcggcggcgggactggttcttcgtcgacgtcgacccccatgatcgcCTCGCTCTAccggaagcggcggcggagccccggaagtcgacgtgggaggtgccgccgccggaggacgcgaggttggagccggtgttcgagcgcatcggattcctgcgcgactccgggctgacctcggtaatggtggtggcggacttcttgcgccgccgcctggcgccccttcGGGAGCGGGgccggccgtgctggctctacaccgggctcGAAGACGTTACCCGGACCCAAATTGGCGCAAGATGGgatctgggcccagcggagctgagaggcatgacccgagtggtgaccggcgtggaggacacgagcTGGGCggtgctcccgtggccggagatggcgctctgcgctaaccccgagcgcgcggcgaTCTTGGCgtagctgccggagttcgacgcccaggggctcgtcgaccgactgaggagccggagccccgaggcccccgagctccgtGGATTGGACGAGCTGGCCAGCGAGGAGACCGCGGGCAGCCCGGTGAgggccggtggcccgggcgccgcgtgcagcgagccgcaggccggtggtggagccgctgcgggcagcaacCGCCGTACTGGAGAggagggcaccgccgacagcgcagcggcggcggcgtcgggggatcgggggaagcgcccccgagtctaCATCCCAGTGCCGGATTCCCCGCCGTCACCATCGGCAGCGGCGGTGTTTCCGATCCTAGAACCGCGCCTTGagaggatggggcctgacccgGCGCCTGGGAATCGCGCGGTGGCCCCGCcaagcccccggcggaagaggagacgggaggattccgggccgggACTGCcagacccggacttcaggctcccggcggccaaatggcagtaccgggggactaCGACcgagtaagtttcattcttcgctcattcttgggcgctctttgcCCGAACTAGGCTTCGATTTTAAACTTCGTCTATCTCCCGAAGGCCGCCCACTGGCGCCGCCGCGATCGAaggagcgccggcgccggcgccagagCCAAGGCAGGCGGACGCAACGATGGCAGGGGGGCtagcggatgcggcggccgagggaaGGATGGAGCCGTCGCCCGAGCcttcggcgccggtggaacctaccccgggcatgcagagcccggggcgggtggtggcggaagcagcggccttgccggggccggcggatgcggcggccgaggtaGGAACGCGGCCGTCGCCCGAGTGCCCGGCGGCGGCccaacctaccccgggcatgccgagcccggggcggatgatcatgtggcgacccttggggaccccgaaccccccggaggcagATCACGGGGAAAccagcgctccaccggcgcccagCCGACCTGCCGACCCCTttctggccgcgatcgagggcgtctaggtggcggtcgagcggctgggcgcgacggtggacgcgaaggaggggtAGCTCGGAGCAGAGCGCGCCCGGCTGGtcttggagagggcgcagcttgcgagcgcccaggatgaggcccgcgcagcggctgcgcgggagcagaagcttctggaagatacccgcgcggaggtcgcgcgggaacgGGAGATTTTTAAggccgcccgcgccgaagccgcgcgggagcgagaagacgccgcccgcctggttgaggcgtcgcggcagcaggctgccgaagCCCTTGCCAGGGCGgagcaggcgcaggagagggaggaggcggtcgcggtccgcgagaaggcggcggaggagctccgggccgagctgacccgccgagagggcgaggccgatcagACGCGCGTCGACCTCCAACGTTGGGAAGAAGGCCTCCGgaagattgaagaagatatccgccggtgggaggaggacgtctccctcCGGGAGGTCGATaatgagatcacggcggcggatctgggtgcccgggaggactcgctggcccaccaggaggacgtgctgacccaccgggagggggagctgacccgtcgagagggggaggctgccgcaGCGTCAGCGGCCgttgccaccagggaggaggagaacgcgaaacacgaggcggagctaaccgcccgtgagcgcgccctGTCCGAACTGGTGGTGCAGACAAAGCAGGCCGCCGGCTCCGCAACCGatggcggttcttctggcgcggccggggcccagggactcgaggagcagctgcgggccgcgaaggagaagctggAGACTGCtttcgtctcgcgggtcaacctgcagcatatgttggaggacatactccggcggatgcggcgggccgtggagagggccggccttgggcgactcatcgcggacgagaagagtgacagccccgcacgacaagtcctagggcttcaacaagtctgcgagcgcctcgaggcgctaccctgggccgtccaggagctcgctgcccgggaaggacgcggcttggcccacgcagtggccgagcacgtcctggcctgctaccggagcagagactcgaacttcctgCTGGAaccagcgcgggaaggagtagtcgaagccgaggaagagGTCGCCCGGGAAGCGGACTGGAGCACCGCCGCGGAGGTAGCGGCCGTCTTCAGACGGGAAGCGCCGCCActgccagcccccggggatggccaagatgatcccgacgccgactctgcctccgattaggcttttgtagtagttttctctttctttatcTTTGTCTTgactggatgtaaatatgggagtgatcccttagaaatgcttgtattctcCTTGTGAATATAGGgggagcttttctttgggcttgcAACTCCATTgctcttgagtacttagcgttTCTTCTGATGCTTTGCCTTGAaaccccggggagtactcaatcgggccgttcccgacctttccatccccgagaacggagtcgtcccgatcgtcgttcttggcgcgttcagcccccgagccctcgcgagtccgcatcgtctaagtcaaacgacaaagacacgaacctccttgctcgggagatggatcgatccagcacggaacacgccatgaccggtaaA
This genomic interval carries:
- the LOC133885789 gene encoding GDSL esterase/lipase At5g45910-like is translated as MATGKAALWVLVLLCALRQGASQRYNGIYSFGDSISDTGNLCVGGCPSWLTTGQSPYGETFFGRPTGRCSDGRVIVDVLAEHFGLPLLPASKAGGDFKKGANMAIIGATTMNFDFFKSIGLSDKIWNNGPLDTQIQWFRQLLPSVCGNDCKNYLSKSLFVVGEFGGNDYNAALFSGRTMAEVKGYVPRVVSKLIRGLETIIRTGAVDIVVPGVLPIGCFPIYLTLYGTSNGADYDGDGCLRSYNGLSSYHNSLLKRSLSRLQRTYPQTRIMYADFYSQVTQMIRAPQNFGLKYGLKVCCGAGGQGSYNYNNKARCGMSGSSACADPANYLIWDGIHLTEAAYRSIANGWLNGPYCNPPILH